In Halarcobacter bivalviorum, a genomic segment contains:
- the hisA gene encoding 1-(5-phosphoribosyl)-5-[(5-phosphoribosylamino)methylideneamino]imidazole-4-carboxamide isomerase: MDILPAIDLKDGKAVRLSKGLMDSAKIYSDEPWQVAKRFEELGSKWVHVVDLNGAFKGEPANLEQIKKIKENCNLKIEVGGGIRDEETIKMYVELGIDRLILGSIAVKDPQFVKDMASKYPIAVGIDAMNGMVAVEGWAEVSTMKATDLAREFANAGVEAIICTDISKDGMLCGVNVEFTEEIALASGVDTIASGGVKDINDITNCKANGNIAGVIVGKAFYEGTLDLEEGFKAL; the protein is encoded by the coding sequence ATGGATATTTTACCAGCAATCGATCTTAAAGATGGAAAAGCAGTAAGACTTAGTAAAGGACTTATGGATAGTGCAAAAATCTATTCAGATGAGCCTTGGCAAGTTGCAAAAAGATTTGAAGAATTAGGAAGTAAATGGGTTCACGTTGTTGATTTAAATGGTGCATTTAAAGGTGAACCAGCAAACTTAGAACAAATAAAAAAAATCAAAGAGAACTGTAATCTAAAAATCGAAGTTGGTGGTGGAATCAGAGATGAAGAGACTATCAAAATGTATGTTGAGCTTGGAATTGATAGACTTATATTAGGTTCAATTGCAGTAAAAGATCCACAATTTGTAAAAGATATGGCAAGTAAATATCCAATTGCTGTTGGAATTGATGCTATGAATGGAATGGTTGCAGTTGAAGGTTGGGCAGAAGTATCAACTATGAAAGCAACTGATTTAGCACGTGAGTTTGCAAATGCTGGTGTTGAAGCAATTATTTGTACTGATATTTCAAAAGACGGAATGCTTTGTGGGGTAAATGTAGAGTTTACAGAAGAGATTGCACTTGCATCAGGTGTTGATACAATAGCTTCTGGTGGAGTAAAAGATATCAATGATATCACGAACTGTAAAGCAAATGGAAATATTGCAGGTGTAATTGTAGGAAAAGCATTCTATGAAGGTACACTTGACTTAGAAGAAGGATTTAAAGCCTTATAA
- a CDS encoding OmpA family protein, whose amino-acid sequence MKKIILSAALCASLAFAANSEYKYEITPLVGGNITEGNLNLDDHYGVGGLSFGVNFDDTLYDQIEVGILTSLEQVDYDGINEDTNITRLFTNFVKDYGLTENTSLYALVGVGLEHFENEELGNKTSLFGNYGVGLKYKFSNDMALKTDIRHLINTNDRDNNLIYTVGLAIPFGEKAAPAPKEEKVEPKPAIAKLADTDGDGVPDIKDKCPDTPKGDIVDENGCSLKVNLNINFDFDSARINNEYDSKIKKFADFMKKFPSVKGKIEAHTDSVGTEDYNQKLSERRAAATVKALEEQGVDKSRLNSTGYGESKPKATNETAEGRAENRRVEGSIQR is encoded by the coding sequence ATGAAAAAAATTATTTTATCAGCAGCATTATGTGCTTCTCTTGCATTCGCGGCAAATAGTGAGTACAAATATGAGATTACACCTTTAGTTGGTGGAAATATTACTGAAGGTAACTTAAACCTAGATGACCATTATGGTGTTGGTGGTTTAAGTTTTGGTGTAAACTTTGATGATACTTTATATGATCAAATTGAAGTTGGAATTTTAACTTCTTTAGAGCAAGTTGATTATGACGGTATTAACGAAGATACAAACATTACAAGATTATTTACTAACTTTGTAAAAGATTATGGTCTTACTGAAAACACTTCTTTATATGCTTTAGTTGGGGTTGGTTTAGAGCATTTTGAAAATGAAGAGTTAGGAAATAAAACTTCTCTATTTGGAAACTATGGGGTTGGTTTAAAATATAAGTTCTCTAATGATATGGCATTAAAAACTGATATTAGACACCTAATCAATACAAACGATAGAGATAACAACTTAATCTATACTGTTGGTTTAGCAATTCCATTTGGTGAAAAAGCTGCTCCAGCTCCAAAAGAAGAGAAAGTTGAGCCAAAACCAGCAATTGCAAAACTTGCAGATACAGATGGAGATGGTGTTCCTGATATTAAAGATAAATGTCCAGATACTCCAAAAGGTGATATCGTTGATGAAAATGGATGTTCTTTAAAAGTAAACTTAAACATCAACTTTGATTTTGACAGTGCAAGAATCAATAATGAGTATGATTCAAAAATCAAAAAATTTGCTGATTTTATGAAAAAATTCCCTTCTGTAAAAGGAAAAATTGAAGCACACACTGACTCAGTTGGTACAGAAGATTATAACCAAAAACTTTCTGAAAGAAGAGCTGCTGCTACAGTTAAAGCTTTAGAAGAGCAAGGTGTTGATAAATCAAGACTTAACTCTACAGGATATGGTGAATCTAAACCTAAAGCAACAAATGAAACTGCTGAAGGTAGAGCTGAAAACAGAAGAGTTGAAGGTTCAATTCAAAGATAA
- a CDS encoding ribose-phosphate pyrophosphokinase codes for MSKYKLFSGTANPEFAKKVGKYLNVEVGEASINKFSDGEISVQIKESVRGQDVFIVQPTCAPTNDHLMELLIMIDALKRSSAASISAVIPYYGYARQDRKAAPRVPISAKLVADMLEAAGIDRMITIDLHAAQIQGFFNVPVDNLYGSVLFVSHLRSKNLKNPIIASPDIGGVARARSYADKLGYDLVIVDKKREKANVAEVMNIIGDVEGKDVILVDDMVDTAGTLVKAAEVLKKKGANSVMACCTHGVLSGPAFDRINNGTLDELIVSDTIPIHGHSDKITVLSASRIIGETIRRITHNESVNSIFID; via the coding sequence ATGTCAAAATATAAGCTTTTTAGTGGTACTGCTAACCCTGAATTTGCTAAAAAAGTTGGGAAATATCTTAATGTTGAAGTTGGAGAAGCTTCTATTAACAAGTTCAGTGATGGAGAAATCTCTGTTCAAATTAAAGAGAGTGTAAGAGGACAAGATGTATTTATTGTTCAACCTACATGTGCTCCAACAAATGACCACTTAATGGAACTATTAATTATGATTGATGCACTTAAAAGATCAAGTGCTGCTTCTATTTCTGCTGTTATTCCATATTATGGTTATGCAAGACAAGATAGAAAAGCTGCTCCAAGAGTTCCAATTTCTGCTAAATTAGTTGCTGATATGTTAGAAGCTGCTGGAATTGATAGAATGATTACTATTGATTTACATGCTGCACAAATCCAAGGTTTCTTTAACGTTCCTGTTGATAACTTATATGGTTCTGTTTTATTTGTAAGCCACTTAAGAAGCAAAAATTTAAAAAATCCTATTATTGCAAGTCCAGATATTGGTGGAGTTGCAAGAGCAAGATCATATGCTGATAAATTAGGATATGACTTAGTAATCGTTGATAAAAAAAGAGAAAAAGCAAATGTTGCTGAAGTTATGAATATCATCGGTGATGTAGAAGGTAAAGATGTAATCTTAGTAGATGACATGGTTGATACAGCAGGAACATTAGTTAAAGCTGCTGAAGTATTAAAGAAAAAAGGTGCAAATTCAGTAATGGCATGTTGTACACACGGTGTATTATCTGGACCTGCATTTGATAGAATTAATAATGGTACTTTAGATGAGCTTATTGTTTCAGATACTATTCCTATTCATGGACATAGTGATAAAATTACAGTATTAAGTGCTTCAAGAATTATTGGAGAAACAATTAGAAGAATTACTCATAACGAGTCTGTAAACTCAATTTTTATTGACTAA
- the hisH gene encoding imidazole glycerol phosphate synthase subunit HisH — MVGIIDYNMGNLASVYNACHLVDAKASFVKDPNDLKNFDRIILPGVGAFGDAMEHLNQTGMKEAIYEFAKSGKPMIGICLGMQLLFESSEEFGEHKGLGLVDGKVVKFDKSKMHEDTKVPHMGWNVIKTSNEHTLFEGLANPYLYFVHSYHAVTDPKNVIGTTEYGYDFVSAVHKENIYGFQPHPEKSHDNGLKILKNFMNIK, encoded by the coding sequence TTGGTTGGAATTATCGACTACAATATGGGAAATCTTGCTAGCGTTTACAATGCATGTCATTTAGTTGATGCCAAAGCTTCTTTTGTAAAAGACCCAAATGATTTAAAAAATTTTGACAGAATCATTTTACCAGGGGTTGGTGCTTTTGGTGATGCAATGGAACATCTTAATCAAACTGGAATGAAAGAAGCTATTTATGAATTTGCTAAAAGTGGAAAACCAATGATTGGTATTTGCCTTGGTATGCAACTTCTTTTTGAAAGCTCTGAAGAGTTTGGAGAACATAAAGGTTTAGGTTTAGTAGATGGAAAAGTTGTAAAATTTGATAAATCAAAAATGCATGAAGATACAAAAGTTCCTCATATGGGTTGGAATGTAATTAAAACTTCAAATGAACACACACTATTTGAAGGATTAGCAAATCCATACCTTTATTTTGTACACTCATACCATGCAGTTACAGATCCTAAAAATGTAATAGGAACTACAGAGTATGGATATGATTTTGTAAGTGCGGTACATAAAGAGAACATCTATGGTTTTCAACCACATCCAGAAAAATCACACGATAATGGATTAAAAATACTTAAAAATTTTATGAATATTAAATAA
- a CDS encoding phosphoribosyltransferase, with product MKCLICESYSFNIFCKTCQKKLLKPSFYKRELEKGFFNYCFYSFSEIEEFLTSKYYFHGDRVFNILAKLSFSKFAKNFKYKELIYSIGIDEHTRHEFSQTAILSKHLESKYIKPLYGKCKATNIVKYAGRDLKFRKKNKKKFDIKVSNKSIILVDDLITTGTTILEAKKACEEKNNQVLFSLTLADAKI from the coding sequence ATGAAATGTCTTATATGTGAAAGTTATAGTTTTAATATTTTTTGTAAAACTTGTCAAAAAAAACTCTTAAAGCCTTCTTTTTATAAAAGAGAGTTAGAAAAAGGGTTTTTTAATTACTGCTTTTACTCTTTTTCAGAGATAGAAGAGTTTTTAACTTCAAAATACTATTTTCATGGAGATAGAGTTTTTAATATTTTGGCAAAACTATCTTTTAGTAAATTTGCAAAAAATTTCAAATATAAAGAGTTGATTTATTCTATAGGAATAGATGAACACACAAGGCATGAATTTTCCCAGACAGCAATTTTATCAAAACATTTAGAATCAAAATATATAAAACCTCTTTATGGAAAATGTAAAGCAACAAATATAGTTAAATATGCAGGAAGAGATTTAAAATTTAGAAAAAAGAACAAAAAAAAGTTTGATATTAAAGTGTCAAATAAGAGTATTATTTTGGTGGATGATTTAATAACTACAGGAACAACTATTCTTGAAGCAAAAAAAGCTTGTGAAGAAAAAAATAACCAAGTTTTATTTTCTTTAACCCTAGCTGATGCAAAAATTTAG
- a CDS encoding TetR/AcrR family transcriptional regulator, with protein MAIKKTSKEEILNKAISLFKTQGFYNTSMANIADECGLIKGSIYHHFKNKDEIGLEALKYISEYFDKNIFSIKDEALSTKEKLKKIVAKTDEYFLNSNGGCLLANLATEVSSQNEEYKAIIVDYFKVWEECLAKILEEKYSKKEAEDLAYEYICTLQGSIIMFNLTNNKNRLLEIGKKLLAKV; from the coding sequence ATGGCAATAAAAAAAACATCTAAAGAAGAGATATTAAACAAAGCAATTAGCCTTTTTAAAACACAAGGTTTCTACAATACTTCAATGGCAAATATTGCAGATGAGTGTGGTTTAATAAAAGGAAGTATCTATCACCATTTTAAAAATAAAGATGAGATAGGACTTGAAGCACTTAAATATATAAGTGAATACTTTGATAAAAATATTTTTTCAATAAAAGATGAAGCACTATCTACAAAAGAGAAACTAAAAAAGATAGTTGCAAAAACAGATGAGTACTTTTTAAATAGTAATGGAGGTTGTTTATTAGCAAACTTAGCAACTGAAGTTTCTAGTCAAAATGAAGAGTATAAAGCTATTATTGTTGATTATTTTAAAGTTTGGGAAGAGTGTTTAGCCAAAATATTAGAAGAGAAATATTCTAAAAAAGAGGCTGAAGATTTAGCATATGAATATATTTGTACACTGCAGGGTTCAATTATAATGTTTAATCTTACAAACAATAAAAATAGACTTTTAGAAATAGGAAAAAAACTATTAGCTAAGGTTTAA
- a CDS encoding MFS transporter: MPLKKINSDSIYNKLVNEEDARVCKAIDERACKVVPGNFLLTIISYFFNKLADAVANAKVVLPWIMESLNVPLFLISFLVPIKESGSLLPQLFIAAYVRKLPIRKWVWSLGTFLQALCMFGIALVAWNMEGLSAGLAIIALLIAMSLARGLCSVAAKDVVGKTIPKTRRGALNGLSAMLAGLLVVVLGVYFLLNGEKPFSAQNFGVLLSLAGFFWILASIIYLQIKEFPGETDGGGNAFTVAISKLGILKTDKPFRLFVITRALFLCSVLSAPFFVIIAQQNSDANAYLLGLFILSSGLADLLSANFWGKFSDVSSKKVMIIGATIATTVGFVVVFIDFFYKELFSIIWIMPIIYFILSIGYQGIRIGRKTYITDLAEGNKRTDYVAVSNTLIGFILLLSGLIGTLSSFIGLGGIILVLSLVGLLAIYLAKQLPEVQED, translated from the coding sequence ATGCCTTTAAAAAAAATCAATTCTGATAGTATTTACAATAAACTTGTAAATGAAGAAGATGCCAGAGTTTGTAAAGCTATTGATGAAAGGGCTTGCAAGGTAGTACCTGGTAACTTCCTTCTTACTATTATTTCTTACTTTTTTAATAAACTTGCAGATGCTGTTGCAAATGCAAAAGTTGTCTTACCTTGGATAATGGAGAGTTTAAATGTTCCATTATTTCTTATTAGTTTTTTAGTTCCAATAAAAGAATCAGGTTCTTTACTTCCACAGCTGTTTATAGCTGCATATGTTAGAAAACTCCCCATTAGAAAATGGGTTTGGTCTTTAGGGACTTTCTTACAAGCTTTATGTATGTTTGGTATTGCTCTTGTAGCTTGGAATATGGAAGGTTTAAGTGCGGGACTTGCAATCATTGCTTTACTTATTGCAATGAGTTTAGCAAGGGGCTTATGCTCTGTTGCTGCAAAAGATGTAGTAGGGAAAACTATTCCTAAAACTAGACGTGGCGCATTAAACGGCTTATCTGCTATGCTTGCTGGTTTACTTGTTGTGGTACTTGGAGTCTATTTTTTATTAAATGGTGAGAAACCATTTTCAGCTCAAAACTTTGGGGTTTTACTTTCACTTGCAGGATTCTTTTGGATATTAGCTTCTATAATTTATCTTCAAATTAAAGAATTTCCTGGGGAAACTGATGGTGGAGGAAATGCTTTTACTGTAGCAATAAGTAAACTTGGTATTTTAAAAACTGATAAACCTTTTAGACTATTTGTGATTACAAGAGCTCTGTTTCTTTGTTCTGTTTTATCTGCACCTTTTTTTGTAATCATAGCTCAACAAAATAGTGATGCAAATGCTTACCTTTTAGGTCTTTTTATTCTTTCAAGTGGTTTAGCTGATCTGTTATCTGCAAACTTTTGGGGTAAATTCTCTGATGTATCTAGTAAAAAAGTTATGATTATAGGAGCAACTATTGCAACAACAGTTGGATTTGTCGTAGTCTTCATTGACTTTTTTTATAAAGAATTATTTTCTATCATTTGGATTATGCCTATTATCTATTTTATTTTAAGTATTGGATATCAAGGTATTAGAATAGGTAGAAAAACTTATATTACTGATTTAGCAGAAGGAAATAAAAGAACAGACTACGTTGCTGTAAGTAATACTTTAATAGGCTTTATCTTACTTTTAAGTGGTCTTATTGGAACACTTAGTTCTTTTATAGGACTGGGTGGAATAATCCTTGTATTGTCTCTTGTAGGGCTATTAGCTATTTATTTAGCAAAACAATTACCTGAAGTGCAAGAAGATTGA
- the lepA gene encoding translation elongation factor 4 codes for MQKNIRNFSIIAHIDHGKSTLADRIIQECGAVTDREMSSQMMDTMDIEQERGITIKAQSVRLKYMKDGQEYVLNLIDTPGHVDFSYEVSRSLASSEGALLIVDSTQGVEAQTIANVYIALDNDLELLPVVNKIDLPSADPMRVLEETEEAIGLDCTEHNLISAKTGLGVKELIDSIVDRIPAPTGDENAPTKALIYDSWFDNYLGALALVRVYDGSIKKGQVLKMMNTKVEHPVLDLMYPHPIKREKTTEIKTGEIGIVVLGLKTLDGIAVGDTMTDAKNPTSEIIDGFEPAKPFVFAGIYPIETDKFEDLREALIKLQLNDSSISFEPESSAALGSGFRTGFLGMLHMEVIKERLEREFNLDLIATAPTVVYEVEKTDGERVIIQNPSELPEPNYIQTIFEPYVKATILVPDEFLGNVIKLLNDKRGIQNKMDYLGKRVLLEYDIPMNEIVMDFYDKLKSTTKGYASFDYEPVGFRPGNLKKLDVRVAGEVVDALSIIVPEEKAVSRGREFIKALKELIPRQLFEVSVQASIGNTIIARETVKSMGKNVTAKCYGGDITRKRKLLEKQKAGKKRMKAIGKVNVPQEAFMAVLKI; via the coding sequence TTGCAAAAAAATATTAGAAACTTTAGTATTATTGCCCATATTGATCATGGTAAGTCTACATTAGCTGATAGAATTATCCAAGAGTGTGGAGCTGTTACAGATAGAGAAATGTCTTCTCAGATGATGGATACTATGGATATTGAACAAGAACGTGGTATTACTATTAAAGCTCAAAGTGTAAGATTAAAATATATGAAAGATGGACAAGAGTATGTCTTAAATCTTATTGACACTCCAGGTCACGTTGACTTCTCATATGAAGTAAGTAGGTCTTTAGCTTCATCAGAAGGTGCTTTATTAATTGTAGACTCAACTCAAGGTGTTGAAGCACAAACTATTGCAAATGTATATATTGCTTTAGATAATGATTTAGAATTATTACCAGTTGTAAATAAAATTGATTTACCAAGTGCTGACCCAATGAGAGTTTTAGAAGAGACAGAAGAAGCTATTGGGCTTGACTGTACAGAACATAATCTAATTTCAGCTAAAACTGGTCTTGGAGTAAAAGAGTTAATAGATTCAATTGTTGATAGAATTCCAGCTCCTACAGGAGATGAGAATGCTCCTACAAAAGCTCTTATTTATGATTCATGGTTTGATAACTATCTTGGAGCTTTAGCACTTGTAAGAGTTTATGATGGTTCTATTAAAAAAGGTCAAGTACTAAAGATGATGAATACAAAAGTTGAACATCCAGTATTAGACTTAATGTATCCACACCCAATTAAAAGAGAAAAAACAACTGAAATAAAAACTGGTGAAATTGGAATTGTAGTTCTTGGACTTAAAACACTTGATGGGATTGCTGTTGGTGATACAATGACAGATGCAAAAAATCCTACTTCAGAAATAATTGATGGATTTGAACCTGCTAAACCATTTGTATTTGCAGGAATTTATCCAATTGAAACAGATAAATTTGAAGATTTAAGAGAAGCTTTAATTAAGTTACAACTAAATGATTCTTCAATCTCTTTTGAGCCAGAATCTTCAGCTGCACTTGGAAGTGGATTTAGAACAGGTTTCTTAGGAATGCTTCACATGGAAGTTATCAAAGAGAGACTAGAAAGAGAGTTTAACCTTGATTTAATTGCAACAGCACCAACAGTTGTATATGAAGTGGAAAAAACTGATGGAGAAAGAGTTATTATTCAAAATCCTTCAGAACTTCCTGAGCCAAACTATATTCAAACTATTTTTGAACCATATGTAAAAGCTACAATTTTAGTTCCTGATGAATTTTTAGGAAATGTAATTAAGCTTTTAAATGATAAAAGAGGTATTCAAAATAAAATGGATTATCTAGGTAAAAGAGTTTTACTTGAATATGATATTCCAATGAATGAAATTGTAATGGATTTTTATGATAAATTAAAATCTACTACAAAAGGTTATGCTTCATTTGATTATGAGCCAGTTGGATTTAGACCTGGAAACCTTAAAAAACTTGATGTTAGAGTTGCTGGAGAAGTTGTTGATGCACTTTCTATTATTGTACCTGAAGAAAAAGCAGTATCTAGAGGTAGAGAGTTTATTAAAGCACTTAAAGAACTAATCCCTAGACAGCTTTTTGAAGTTTCAGTACAAGCTTCTATTGGTAATACTATTATTGCTAGGGAGACTGTTAAGTCTATGGGTAAAAATGTTACTGCTAAATGTTATGGTGGGGATATTACAAGAAAAAGAAAGCTTTTAGAGAAACAAAAAGCTGGTAAGAAAAGAATGAAGGCAATTGGTAAAGTAAATGTGCCGCAAGAGGCTTTCATGGCAGTTCTTAAAATCTAA
- a CDS encoding ArsR/SmtB family transcription factor, translating into MSNKCCDHSNEVEKVKKTLIEEETLYDVAELFKAFADTTRIKIISVLKEEELCVGAISELINVSQSAVSHQLRVLKNSKIVKPRREGKQIYYSLDDEHIKKIYDMGLEHIIKG; encoded by the coding sequence ATGAGTAATAAGTGTTGTGATCATTCAAACGAAGTAGAAAAAGTAAAAAAGACATTAATAGAAGAAGAGACTCTATACGATGTAGCGGAGCTTTTTAAAGCTTTTGCAGATACAACAAGAATAAAAATCATCTCAGTATTAAAAGAAGAAGAGTTATGTGTAGGAGCTATAAGTGAACTTATAAATGTAAGTCAATCAGCAGTTTCTCATCAATTAAGAGTATTAAAAAATTCTAAAATTGTTAAACCTAGACGTGAAGGAAAACAGATTTATTATTCTCTTGATGATGAACACATTAAAAAAATCTATGATATGGGATTAGAACATATCATAAAAGGCTAA
- a CDS encoding heavy metal translocating P-type ATPase, translating into MQKVKLQNLDCANCAGKIEKRLNELDELSNVRLNFSTSTLSFEQNTDDDLLDKIEKEIQNIEREVFIIKDENRTQRTFWQLLDKKLLFITIVSIVVTYISYNYIQNANLQLAVYLIAYFLVGWDVLYKAGKNLLSGKLFDEHFLMSIATIGAFGLGEYVEGIAVMIFYQVGEMFQAVAVNNSRDSINSLIDIKPEFANVKEGETVVQKSPDEVKIGDTILVKVGEKVPVDGVLLDKTCSFDTSAITGEFKPKTVKQDDEVLSGFINLSNATYIKVQSLYKDSTVAKIIEMIEGASSKKAKAEKFITKFASRYTPIVVILAVMLAFIPPMLIEGALYADWIERALVFLVISCPCALVVSIPLSFFSAIGAVSKRGVLVKGANYIEKLTEIENIIFDKTGTLTHGVFEVTKVKAFGIDEDELLKVAAYVESFSTHPIAKSIVSSYGKEIDSKAIALHEELSGLGIKAQIDSKEVLVGNDRLLEKFGVKIDENIEEELNVVFISINSKFAGYIVVSDIIKVEAKEVIAELKNLGIEKTYMLTGDKKEVALNVANYLGIDEVKYELLPQDKLSNFEIIKKDTNKVTAFVGDGINDAPTLANSDVGFAMGGVGSDIAVKSADVVILNDNIKSISDAIKIAKKTKVVVYQNIVFIMAIKVAFLVLGAGAMISMKEAIFADVGVALLAIFNSMRILRTIKDKPKESVCEDNSCSTEVKSEKKKEEATSCCSGSSCCS; encoded by the coding sequence ATGCAAAAAGTCAAATTACAAAACTTAGATTGTGCAAATTGTGCAGGAAAGATAGAAAAAAGATTAAATGAATTAGATGAATTATCAAATGTAAGGCTAAACTTCTCAACATCAACTTTGAGTTTTGAACAAAATACAGATGATGATTTATTAGACAAGATAGAAAAAGAGATTCAAAATATTGAAAGAGAAGTGTTTATAATAAAAGATGAAAATAGAACTCAAAGAACTTTTTGGCAACTACTTGATAAAAAGTTATTGTTTATAACAATAGTATCTATTGTAGTAACCTATATTTCATATAACTATATTCAAAATGCTAATTTACAACTAGCTGTTTATCTAATAGCATACTTTTTAGTTGGATGGGATGTTTTATATAAAGCAGGAAAAAATCTACTAAGTGGAAAACTATTTGATGAACACTTTTTAATGTCAATTGCAACAATTGGTGCATTTGGGCTAGGGGAGTATGTTGAAGGTATTGCTGTAATGATATTTTATCAAGTAGGAGAGATGTTCCAAGCAGTTGCAGTAAATAATTCAAGAGATAGTATAAATTCACTTATAGATATAAAGCCAGAGTTTGCAAATGTTAAAGAGGGGGAAACAGTTGTCCAAAAATCTCCCGATGAAGTTAAAATAGGTGACACTATATTAGTAAAAGTAGGAGAAAAAGTTCCAGTTGATGGAGTACTTTTAGATAAAACTTGCTCTTTTGATACAAGTGCTATTACAGGGGAATTTAAACCTAAAACTGTAAAACAAGATGATGAAGTATTAAGTGGTTTTATCAATCTTTCAAATGCTACTTATATAAAAGTGCAATCTTTATATAAAGACTCAACTGTTGCAAAGATTATTGAGATGATAGAAGGGGCTAGTTCTAAAAAAGCAAAAGCAGAAAAGTTTATAACAAAATTTGCTTCAAGATATACTCCTATTGTAGTAATCCTTGCAGTGATGTTAGCTTTTATTCCACCTATGCTTATAGAAGGAGCTTTATACGCTGATTGGATTGAAAGAGCATTGGTATTTTTAGTTATCTCTTGTCCTTGTGCCTTAGTTGTATCTATTCCTCTGTCATTTTTCTCTGCTATTGGAGCAGTATCAAAAAGAGGTGTTTTAGTTAAAGGTGCAAACTACATAGAAAAACTAACAGAGATAGAAAATATTATCTTTGATAAAACAGGAACACTTACTCATGGTGTATTTGAAGTAACAAAAGTAAAAGCTTTTGGTATAGACGAAGATGAGCTTTTAAAAGTAGCTGCTTATGTAGAGAGTTTTTCAACTCATCCAATTGCAAAATCAATTGTCTCTTCATATGGTAAAGAGATTGATTCAAAAGCAATAGCTTTGCATGAAGAGTTAAGTGGTTTAGGAATAAAAGCACAAATAGATTCAAAAGAGGTTCTAGTAGGAAATGATAGATTACTAGAAAAATTTGGTGTAAAAATAGATGAGAATATAGAAGAAGAGTTAAATGTAGTATTTATCTCTATTAACTCAAAATTTGCAGGTTATATTGTAGTAAGTGATATTATAAAAGTAGAAGCAAAAGAGGTAATAGCTGAACTTAAAAATTTAGGTATTGAAAAGACATATATGCTTACAGGAGATAAAAAAGAGGTTGCCCTTAATGTGGCAAACTATTTAGGTATAGATGAAGTTAAATATGAACTTTTACCACAAGATAAGTTATCAAACTTTGAAATTATAAAAAAAGATACAAACAAGGTTACTGCTTTTGTAGGTGATGGTATCAATGATGCTCCAACACTTGCTAATTCTGATGTAGGTTTTGCTATGGGTGGCGTTGGTAGTGATATTGCTGTTAAGTCTGCTGATGTTGTAATTTTAAATGATAATATCAAATCAATAAGTGATGCAATTAAAATTGCTAAAAAAACAAAAGTAGTTGTGTACCAAAATATTGTATTTATCATGGCTATTAAAGTTGCTTTCTTAGTACTTGGAGCTGGAGCAATGATTAGTATGAAAGAGGCAATTTTTGCTGATGTGGGAGTTGCATTATTGGCAATTTTCAATTCAATGAGAATACTTAGAACTATAAAAGATAAACCAAAAGAATCAGTATGTGAAGATAACTCTTGTTCTACTGAAGTAAAAAGTGAGAAGAAGAAAGAAGAGGCTACAAGTTGTTGTAGTGGAAGTTCTTGTTGTTCTTAG